Genomic window (Mustela erminea isolate mMusErm1 chromosome X, mMusErm1.Pri, whole genome shotgun sequence):
ATGCAGGTCCGTGTACATTCCTTGTTTGAAAAGGAGTCAAGAAAGCAGGAGGGAAATTTCAAAATAGCAAAGATGATGACACAAGCTAAAATGGTGtcccattttctttatctgttctgaTATAATTTGCAGAATCATTCTGTATCTCGAAAAAGTTTTTACAGAAATTTGCTAGCCAAGACTGTGTAATCGTTAAGTAAAACTCATCCCTTTCAGATAAAGAAGGGTGAAGTTATGTCAGGAAAGGGAGGGGATAAAAGGGGAAAGCCTTCCAAGGATAGACGGAGAATTCATACGGGATTTGTCACTGCCCACAAGTGACGGTAATCCTGAGTCTTCACAGACTGCTAGTCCTCAAGGAAAAGCCATCCAGAGCCGGAACTGGGCCCAGAAGCCCAAGCACAGAGTTCTTGCATCTATAAGCTTACAGAGGCAAGCGAGACTTTCTCTCTAGCAACTGATAGGCTTTAAagggggcaaagggaaaagagaagactgTGAAAAGTTAATTCTTCAAAGATACCTGTATGCATCAGACAATTTAAATTTGCCTTCATTTGTTGTCACACATTCATGAAACTTGATAACATAATTCTAAACAAAGAAGCCAGAGAAGGCCtcatagtgtatgattccatttgtatgaaatatccAGTACAGGTAAATCCATAGACATGGAAGGCTGGTGaatggtttccaggggctgagtGAGAAGGGGAACGGGGAGTGACTGCTTATGGCTgcagggtttccttttgggatgataaaaatgttctggaattagataggggtggtggttgcacaatcatgtgaatgttcttttttttaagattttatttatttatttgacagagagggacacaggagagagggaacacagggagaaagcaggcttcttgctgagcaaggagccagatgtggctccatcctgggaccctgggatcatgacctaaggcaaaggcagatacttaacaatcgagccacccaggtgccccaattatgtGAATGTTCTTAAAGCCACTGAATTGTgctctttaaaatggttaaaatgataaattttactgtatgtatattttacccAACAAAATAAGATAATCCTTAAAAAGTATCACCCAAAACTCTGGCTTTTGTTGAATACTTTTTACCCATTtgcataaagttttttttaaatggcattaagTTACTTATGCCTAATCTCTGAGCCCAACTGGGACCTTAATGTTTACGACCTTCTGCCAGCAAATTATGAGCCCTGCCTAGGGGCAGACTCTTCATCTACATTGCAGAGAGTAGGAATAAAAGATGAGAACTAAAACCAGGGTACAAGCATCCTAGAAAGGACAGCTCTGGGACACAGAGTTTAAGGACAATGTTAGCAAGACAGTCCAGTGTCCATATAGAGTAAGAAGGTGGGTCATGTAGTCAAACAGACCTACCTGGAAACTCAACTCTACCCCCTTGCTAGCTATGAATCCCTAGACAAGTCACTCTTCCTCCTTGAAGTCtctataaaatctgtaaaatgggtcaaAGAGGGATTAAAACAATTTTCAGGGACTCATGGCTAAATGGGCACCAGGTCATTTCAGAAAAGAGCCTTGAACATGACCTAGTCTGATCCCTTCACCCTTCAACTAAGGCTGCTCTCTTGATCTCTTTCTGCATGCTTATTTATTGATCAGTAAGCTATATCAGGCTTACCATACACCAAGGCACCACTCTGTGTGcattacaaatattaattcatctGAGCCCCATAACCCTATTGATTAGATACTATCATGATAAtccattctcattttacaggtatGCAGGATAAGACCCAGAGGGGTTAAggaatttgtccaaggtcacacgaTTAGTAATGGCAGGGCCAGGATTTGAACGCAGACAGTTGGTCCAGGGTCCATGTCCTTAACAACTACACTAGCGAGAGTTTGTTTGGAGAAAGGTTTCTATTGCTTCGAAAGCCGTGGAAAATGATTGCCCTAAGGGAGCCCTCTCAGAAACAGTGTGCCAAAGGGAAAGTATGTCGCTTATGCTTTCTCTGGGCACCCTTGCTTCTAGGGAGCACCTGGCAGGAGAAGGTAGCTGACATCCGCAGCCAGATGCAGAAGCATCGCAAAGGCCCAACTGCAGTCCTTCTGTCGGCACTCGATGAGACGGCCTGTGAGTATGGACTTGTGGACACGGGGCGAGCACCTgggcccccccaacccccatgccCATGCCTCCTGGGCCCTGCAGCACTGGATTCCTCCACCAATCACCTTATAACCATGGGTTCCGTGAAGTCCATGGCCATGGCCTTTGGGAACTGAGAAAGCTAGGGGGCAGGAGATCATGGCGGCTGAATAAGAAAACCGGGAGGTCCAGAGCAAGCTGGAGCCAGCCTATGGGCCATCAGAGGAATGGGCTGACCACAGCGGCAAAGGCTGTCTCAGGAAGGGAAAGGGCCCAGCTAACACCTGCCATCGGCCCGGCCACCAGCCTGGGGCATTCACACTCCCCGCTTTAGCACCACGTGCTGCCTGATTCTGTCCCAGCACTGGGCTTCAGATTGGCTGGGAACACCCCAAAACTACGCTGACTGCTGGCTGGGCATCTTCGTTTTactgggaggaaggggacatAGCTCTCATCAGTGCCTGAAAGACCCCCCCCCAAGAAAACCCCTGAAAAACATTCAGAGGCAGATGTGCAGGCATATGGCTGGGACTCTTTGGTTGGGCAGAGCAAACGGTGGGGCAAAGGTGAGATATGGACTTGCCTCAGGCCGATCAGCCTCAAAAAGTCCCCATCAATTCTCTTCCCCAGGGCTCTTCAACCTTCGAGGCAGTGACATCCCTTATAACCCCTTCTTCTATTCCTACACACTGCTCACAGACTCCTCTATCAGGTACAGCTTACTCTCTGGGACTTCCCCCAACTTCTGCGCCGCGCCCACCCCACCACTTACCCTGCCCTAATATGCAGCCTTCCCGGGATCCTGCTGCCTGCTCCCAAGAGGGCCCACTAGGAAGCCTCCAGTCAGCTTTTCCTGACCCTCAACCTCTGTTCCCACCTACTGCAAATCTGGtctgcttggctccttggtggggCTCCTCTGACCTCTAGAAATGAAGAGATCCTTGTCTTTGTGTTGTCCTGAGAGACCCTCAGGACCCTCCTGACCTTCCCTTCTGACCCAGGTTATTTGTAAACAAGGATTGCCTTGACTCTGAGACCCGGAAGTACCTGAACTCTAGCTGCACGGGCTCCATGTGTGTGCAGCTCGAGGATTACAGCCAGGTCCGTGGCACCGTCCAGACCTATGCCTCCGGAGACGTGAAGATCTGGATCGGGACCAGCTACACGACATACGGGCTCTATGAAGTGATACCTGTGGTAGGTTTGCCAGACCCCCGCCTGGGCCAGGCATCACCCCCAGCTCAGCCCTGATAAGTCTCGACCTAAAGTTAGGCCACAGCCCCTCAGCCCTTCAGACAGTTGGTCAGTTCCCTTCTAGGCCTCCCTgtgaagagatagaaaaagaggaaGCGGGTGTCCATCTGCAGAGAGCCCGGAGGTTGTCAAGCAGACCAGAGGGAGCACAGCCTGGTAGGGCAGAGGCTCTGAGGTAGCCAAACCTGAGTCTGAGTCCTGGTTCTACCTTGAACTGACCGTGtaatgaccttggacaagtgacttaGCCAGTCTggacctctgtttcctcacctgcaaaatggcaGTAAGAGTCCCGACCTCAGAGGAGTTGCTCTGAAGAGATTAGAGGCGATAGTACATGTGAggccctgtgcctggcacacagcaagcacTCCATAAATGCTACCTGTGATGATATGATAGTGCGGGGAAACCCACGTTGTTAGACAGCCCACGGAGCAGCAGGGGCTAAGCTCTGATCCATCCCAGAGAATCCCAGAttcgggggcagggagggaggtaaGATTCAGCTGGACATGGAAGACAGGGGGAGACCTAGGCAGCCAGAAAACCCTGGACGGAAAGGCCATTGTCGCTATAGGGAATGGCAAGTCTCGGTTTAGCTGGGACTTCCTGCCAATCCTTTCCAAATCCCACTTTGCCCTGGCGACGCTCTCTGacctcttcctctctgtccatGACAGGAAAAACTTATAGAAGACACCTACTCCCCAGTGATGGTGACCAAGGCGGTGAAAAACAACAAGGAGCAGGCCCTCCTCAGGGCCAGCCACGTAAGTCACGAGAAAGCAGCCTAGCCTGTTGGGAACTCCTGGTCTGATGAGTTAGAAAGGAGAGCCTGCCAAGGAACCCGAAGAAGTTCAGTGGAAACAGTGAAGTGAACCCCAGACTCCTGGGCACCCACTTGAGCTTCGTCCTCTTATCCCCAGCCTGGTACCATGGTCTAGAGCCTGAGCCCCAGAGCTAGAGTGTCTGAATTCAAATCTCAGCTCCTCTACCCGCCTCCaagctgggtgactttgggccAGTTGcttcatctctctgggcctccgttaCTTTAGATACGTGAAATGCATATCGTAACAGGAATCTACAGCATAgggttgtggtgaggattaaatagataaataaacatgtgttatataatatatgatagcTATAAAATTACaagtaatatttaattaatatttaattgtaaTATATAATCACATATACATGTGTCTTATACAATTACATAGAAATAAGTAGatacatataaatagaaatatgcacttagataaatatataatgagtttataaatatataattacatatataaacagaattacataattatataaatacaattatattgaatttatatatatatatatatatatatatatatatatatatatatattgctttgaTCACTGTCTGGCACATTCCACGTGTTTGCTGTCCTGATTTCCCCACCCTTGCAAGAGGATGGCTTGCTTTTTTGGATATTCCTGTCCAGACGAGAAGAAATCGCCTCATTTTACCAAACTTTTTCTTATAGAAAAGTCtaaacatatacaaaagtagaAGAACTAGCCTAACGATTACCCCGCACCCTCCCGCAGCTTCAGCACTAGGCAGCTTGTGGCCCTTTGGTCTGAAAGGCCACGGTCCTTGCCTGCATGCCCATCCTCTGCCCAGGGATggttttaaagcaaatcccagctATCATCCGGTTTCTCCTGTGAAAACTTTAGTATCTCTAAAAGATAGCACTTCAGTCAGTATCTCTGAAAGATAAGAACTCTTTTCAAAACATAATCACACGATGATCATATATAAACTTGGACAAGAATCCCTTAATATCATCAAACAGTCAGGGAAGCCCTCGAGTGCGGGGAGCTCAGCTCCGGGGGCAGCTGTCTGATCTCCCTGGTCCCAGAGTCGGGGCTGCGAGCTCAGCCGGCCCCCTGCTCTGCTCGCCCGCTCCAGGTGCGGGACGCCGTGGCTGTGATCCGCTACTTGGTGTGGCTGGAGAAGAACGTGCCCAAAGGCACGGTGGATGAGTTCTCAGGGGCCCAGTGGCTAGACCAGTTCCGCAGGTGAAGAACCGCCGCCCGCCTTTGGAACGGGCTATCTTtaagtctgggggtgggggcagggagggagacttGGCCTCTTTACTTCAGCAGGAAGGAAGGCCCTCCTCCTACTGGGGGGCCTCTGTGGAACAAGGAGTAACAGGTCCGTGGGTAGTAGGAGACTCGGCAGGGCATCTTCCATGACAGTCCCCGGCCCCCTGCTGAAAGCAGGCCAACTTGAAGGGCCACAACCCATCAGTGCCCCCTAGTGTCTGCTTCAGGCACAGACCCTCTCTCCCCTGCAGGGAGGGCGGTGGGGAGgctgggtcaggccaggtggggCTCCTGGAACAGCTTGAAAATACCAAGTTGGGAGCGACCTTCCCTGAGAGCACGTCTGACTCAGGCCGTAAGCAGGCTTGAGGTGCAGGCtgctgccctgggcctggggaaGCTTTCAGACACAAGGAGCTAGGATTCTTTACTCTTGCTTTACCACACACTTGCTGTGGGACCATGggccttggttttcccatctgtaaaatggaggtggaGGGGAGTAATTAGTGTCTACAGTCCCTCCTTCTCTGACCTGGAAGGCTCTGTAGCTGACAGACTGAAGCCTGGGAAGATGGCGCccggaggtggggctgggagggcccAGTGGAGTCTGGCTGAGGTAGAGGCAGCCGTGACCTTCATTTGCCCTGGTTAGATATCCTGGGCCCTGCCTAGCTTCTGAGTCGTCTGTTGACCATTTCTGCCATGTGATTTCCAGAGAGGAAGCGTTCTCCTCTGGACCCAGTTTCGAAACCATCTCTGCCAGTGGCCTGAACGCCGCCTTAGCCCACTACAGGTACTTCAGGAGAAGAAATTTTCTAGGGCCCCAGGGCGTGGAGATCCTGATGTatgtggtgggggtagggggtggggggcggtggtggcTCTGGGACCCAAGTCCACATTAAGGTTTGAGGACTTTAGTACTGTGGGGGCTACGGGTGGGCAGTGGACCTCAGTCAGGGGTCTGGAGTCTTCTTGAAATGAAAAGGCCCAAGCAGTTTTCTGCCACGAAAGGCTGAGACTTTGTGAGCACACAGGGCTGAGGGatctggaagggagggagggctgCTTTTGGATGCTTTTCCTTGGCTTCCTGTGAGTTATTTATATTAGCTAATTCTTGAAGCTCACGATCGAATACACAGGGAGAAAAGCCTATTTACTCAGCCTGGGCCGATGAAGGTGGGCCCACAGGTGAGCTAACCAGATGTTTGGCTCCGTAGAAAACAAACACCTACAGGCCTGCCTGATGGAATTTGGGGGCCCAAGCTGATCAGAAGGCCTCAGCCCGGCGCAGGCTCAGCAAGAGCAGATCAAAGGCCCTCCAAGGGCCAGTCTGTCCTACTCCAGAATTCCCTCCCCTGGAACCTCCCAAGCCTGCAGCTGCCTTGGCCTTCTCCCCACTAGAGAGTAGCAGGAGAGGAGCTCCTTGGCCTTACCGACTCCTGCTTTCCAGCCTCACCCTCAAGGACCTCCCCCCCTTCCTGTGTCTTGGCTTCTCGGAGCCCTCAGCTCTCAGAGGTCATAGAAAGTTAGAGGGGGCACGGGACTGAGCGTCTGCGTCCAGGCCCAGCTCCTTCCCAGCTTTACCACACAGCTTCCCACAAGCCACCGAGCCTCTGCTGGCCTGCATCTCCCTATGCAGGAGGAGATGGTGGCCCTGGATGCTCTCTGAGGCTCTCCAGGCTCCCGCCTTCCAGGCTcctatctctctcccttcctggaaGCCTTGCTCGGTGAGGTACAAGATCAACAGGAGTGCACTGATGACATTCATGGCATCAGCCGACTACTTGCCCAGGGCTCTTGGGGATATAAGGGGTGAGGGGGTCCCCTGCTTCCATTcaggacccccaccctgcccagtgCAGGCTTAGGCCGTGCCCTTCTCAGTGGCTCTCCCCTTCCTAGTCCAACCAAGGAGCAGCACCGGAAGCTGTCTTCAGATGAGATGTACTTGCTGGATTCTGGGGGGCAATACTGGTAAgtatcccccaccctgccccggcCGACTACCTCAGCTCAGACATCCAGGGCTTCCCAAGAGCAGACCACAGCTCTCCCCTTCCTGGGTGTGAATCCTCTGTCTGAGAAAGGAGAGCCCTGGATGGAATGAGCCTGAGCATCCTGCCCATTTGCACACCTGGGGACCCCTGCTCGgtggaaaacacacaaaaacctcAAGAGTGGGGCTGCCTGTGCAGCACCTCAGTGAGAATCAGGGATCATCTCTCCTTGCTCAAGTGAAACGTTCCTGAAGCTCACATATCATGACACAGTCTGAGCAGCCCTGCCTGGCCGCACAGACACCGTGCCCATGGTCTCATCTACTTGTGTGTACCCAAGACATGGTCCCCACGCCACCAGCAGCACAAGTTCCCCCCACACTGCAGACGAGGTACCCATGTCAGGTTGGAGTAGGGGGCAAGATCAGGCCTCCGAGAGCAGCAGGCAGGTAAGAAAAGCAGTCTCGGGGGATGCCTGGAGCCCAGTTGGAACTGGGCACACCTGTCAGCACGGGTATGTGTCTGTGAGTAGATATGCGTGAGTGTGTGCGTGGCCATGTTGCGTTCTGTAGGAGGGCCCTGTCCCCTGCTCCAAGACTCCACGATCCGTGTGTCTGTCTACCTGTGTGCTCTCATTGGCATTCCTATATAACCACGAAGTGCCTGGTACCCCTTTAGCCGTGCTACCCTTGTACAGTGCACAGTCTGAACACCTAGTCAGGACAGATGTGCAGAATAGGCTGACCCAATTTTTCCAAATGTGTGACCCATCATTCACACAGAAGTTGAGATGAGCCAGTaggtttttcctcctttctcatctAGGAAGCAAGTGGATTGTGGAAAGCTTGGGTGGGGCTGGTTGGGGGGAGCAAGGGGTGTGCTGAACTGATGGAGGAGCAAGGAGTTTCAAACCGTTTCCCATTCTCTGTCCCGTGGAAATGATGAACGTGCTAATGACAATGGCTCTTCGCTTGTTCCAAGCGCAGCTCTGGAAGCTAACACGAGAGCTTAGCCTAGCAGACTTTGCTCGTCCCCACTTTGGCGTTGTGTGTACTGTGTACTTGAGACAGCCAGTGTGTAAAGAGGAAGTGGATTTGTAGGGCGTTGCTGGACTGGGGCACGCTCTGAGCAGGGTGAGGCCAGGGAAATGGTCAcctcacttcctcttctctccttcttgaaGAAGTCAGCCACGCCCTGTGACCTGCTCCCAGGGAGGaatccccagggccctgggaccatttctcccctccccctccctggtgGTGGCCACAGGGGCCATCTGGGGGCACAGCTGCCGCTGGTGGTTGGGAGTCAGTCATTTTGGCTCCTGGCTTCAGTTCCCTGGAACTCTGAGCAAGTCCTTGGGTCAGATCCATGTTTACAAGGAGAGGACTGTGCAGAGTCAGCATTTGCTCCAGGCCTGGCTTcaatgaggctcagaaagggagATAGCTCATGGCCTCAATTGGGGAATGAGGGTAATGGGAAATGAGGATAGTGTGGCCTCTTCTGCTACCTCTCCAAGGGAGCTGCAAAAGTGTTCTAGAAATGGGAAATAGCTATGTGAATGTGTAAGAGTGCGAcgatctctctgaacctcagtttctccactggTAAAAATGGGATATTTCCCCTCTCCGGCCTCCCTGAGAGCCTGGAAGAAACTCTGCTTTGAAAGCCAAGCTGACCCAAGAAATTCATGTTTATAAAACAGCCAAAATAGGCGATATGGGGGTGAGGGTATGTATGTGGGGCATCAGGATTGTCACACAACCTAGCGATTTTGAACTCAACAGCTTGGCAGAATCCCTTTATGCACAGATgctgaaaatgggaaaaaatagcaTCTGTGTTCTTCCTTTACTCCTAAGCCACCTCAGCCCCACCCCATTCCTGCTGCTCAAACCCGAGTGGAAAGCACACGGGAAGCACACAGCCACGATCCCTACTCCCAGGTACTCAGCAGAACTGTATATGTTGATTTTCCTTGTCCACAGGGATGGAACCACAGACATCACCAGAACAATCCACTGGGGTACCCCCTCTGCTTTCCAAAAGGTAAGCATTGGACCCAGAATTCCCCTACCCACCTTTACCCAAGAGACATCCAAGCAATCACTCCAGCAAGagcccttcattttacagaggctaaaactgaggcccagagaagttaagcagtttgcccagggtcacacagcaaggtaGAACTAGAAAACTGAATGCTCCTGGCTATTTCCCCAAAGATATTTCAGCTTCCAACAGGACCTCAGCTGAAGCTCTTCATCATCCCTTTTCAGGAAATCagtgaacaaatatttacttggTGCTGTCTGTGTCCCTAAACCTGTGTgcggcaggaaggaaggaaaaaagcattctaggcagagagaaaTAGCACAGGCAGTCTCAGAGGTGAGGTAGAAAGGAGCTGGAGGTTTCCAGAAAGGAGCGAGGGCTGGTCCACCTGGAGCAGAAGCGAGGACTTCCCCTGCATGCACTGAGCGCCTCTGAATGGGTGGGAAGcggcggggttgggggtgggggttgcattGATGCATTCGGCAAGCAGACCATGACTCAGGCATGGtgctggaaagagagaaaaaatcaaaagctggCCAGGCCTCTAGGAGCTCACAGTTTCATGGGTTGAGTCCACAGGCTGTCCTGCACAAGATGacaagcctgtgtgtgtgtgtgtgtatgatgaaAGGAACCTACCACATTGTCACAAGGAATAAAGAGGTTTCTGTcagcctgtctccctccctttaTCCACAAGGTGACCAGCCCACCCAAGCAAAGCTGACCTCCCAGATTATGGGGCCCCAACCCGAACCCAAGGCCTTAAGAAAACTGAAGGATGAGCATAACAGTAATAAGGGCATTGACTTCTACTTGAACATTTACTGTTTGAAGCACCTTATGTGTGGGAGTCTACCTACTCCTCCCAACAGCCTTCTGAGCTAGTGCTCTGATCATTCCAATACAAAGGATGAAACTGAGGCACCGAGTGGTTAAAGTTGcttgcccaaggtctcagagTTTGTGAGTGGCCAGCTTGGGATTCTAGCTCAGGGAGCTTGCCTCCCGACTCCCTACTGTCAGGCCTCAGCCCGCCACCGTGTATAAATGTCCTTTGTGGGCCAGCCAAAGAGAACCACATGGACCAAGCTCCAGGTTTCAACAGGTCCCCTCAGCTGCCCCTGACCATTTTCCAGAACCTGAGTGACCACACGTGAGCACACACCTTCCCCCCAACTAAGCCCCCCTGCAGGCCTGGACCCACACACCTGTGTGGGCCCAGGCTGAGCACCTGAAAACTATCAAGACCCTCCTCTTACTCAGCATGttacctcttcctctccccatcaGGAGGCATATACCCGCGTGTTGATTGGAAATATCGATCTGTCCAGACTCGTCTTTCCTGCTAGTACATCAGGTGGGTTTTGGAAAGCAGGCTGGGCCCAGAGACTCAGGCCCTGATTTCACTGGACCCAGATGGCCACCCTGGGAAGCTAGTGGGGCACGGATTATATCCTCATCCCATCCATTGTATAGATTGTATAGATCCCACCCAGAGAGTGAaagcaacttgtccaaggtcacacagaaggTTACTGGGGGAGGAAGCCTTGaacccaggcctcctgcctcCTAATTCAATACTATATGTCCATTGGGAGGGTGAGGTCTCTGTGGGTTATAGCAGTCATAGGTACGATGTGAAACGTGCTGGGGAAAGTGCGTGCTAGCTAAGCTTCCTCTCAAGAGCAACTCTCCACGGGTACCATCTTGGGAGTTGGCCCCGGGACAAGAAAGCAGCATGGGGTGAATCAGAGCGTCCGGGGTCCAGCCCATTGATTGGAGCCATCTCTCTTCCAGGGCGAGTGATGGAGGTCTTTGCCCGAAGAGCCTTGTGGGATGTTGGGCTCAATTATGGTCACGGGACAGGCCATGGCATTGGCAACTTCCTGTGCGTGCACGAGTGTAAGTGTCTATTTTACACTTCCCTGGGGTCCCCCGTCTTATGAAGGAGTTAGAGCATTTCACAGGTATGGAAACGACTAAGACCCACAGGGATGCAGTGACCCACCCAGGGTTACCCAGCTGGTGGGAGGTGATGCTCCACAAGGTAAGTGAGAAATGGTAGGAACTGGCCCTTCCTGCTGCCTGCTTGGCATTGGGGAAGGGTTCAGAGAGAAGAGTGGCAGGTCAAGGCCTAGCAGCTGGCTGGCATCAATGTCAGAGTAATGAAAAGCAGAGCCAGTCTGGTCTCCATACCAGCCCTAGGTAGACAGTGATGTGGTGGACAAGTGCTGCTAGAGAACCCCCAGCAGTCCCCAGTTATCTGCTCCTCCCTAGAGCCTGCTAGTTTCCAAGCTGGTGAGTATGGGAGAGTTGACATCATGCCTACATCTCCTTTTCCAGGGCCAGTGGGATTCCAGTCTGGCAACCTCCCCATGGCCAAGGGCATGTTCACGTCCATCGGTATGGCTCTTGGGCTCTTCCACCCCGCTTCCTACCCTAAGACCAGCGTATGACTGCAGTTGAGGGAGCTCCAGCCTTCAGAGAGCATGCCAGGCACAGGCCCTCTGG
Coding sequences:
- the XPNPEP2 gene encoding xaa-Pro aminopeptidase 2; its protein translation is MAWARWGCCPWLVLFCALGAWGRPKPVDLRGEDVRNCSISPPYLPVTAVNTTARLTALRQQMHIKNLSAYIIPETDAHMSEYIGNRDKRRAWITGFTGSAGTAVVTMGKAGLWTDSRYWTQAERQMDCNWELHKEVDITSIVTWLLTEVPAGGSVGFDPFLFSIGSWESYDLALKNSNIKLASTTANLVDLAWGSEKPLFPSQPIYALQDAFTGSTWQEKVADIRSQMQKHRKGPTAVLLSALDETAWLFNLRGSDIPYNPFFYSYTLLTDSSIRLFVNKDCLDSETRKYLNSSCTGSMCVQLEDYSQVRGTVQTYASGDVKIWIGTSYTTYGLYEVIPVEKLIEDTYSPVMVTKAVKNNKEQALLRASHVRDAVAVIRYLVWLEKNVPKGTVDEFSGAQWLDQFRREEAFSSGPSFETISASGLNAALAHYSPTKEQHRKLSSDEMYLLDSGGQYWDGTTDITRTIHWGTPSAFQKEAYTRVLIGNIDLSRLVFPASTSGRVMEVFARRALWDVGLNYGHGTGHGIGNFLCVHEWPVGFQSGNLPMAKGMFTSIEPGYYQDGEFGIRLEDVALVVEAKTKYPGSYLTFEVVSLVPYDRNLIDVSLLSPEHLQYLNRYYQTIREKVGPALQQRLLLEEFEWLQRHTEPLSARAPCTASLASLLAVSSLSILSWSV